The Citrus sinensis cultivar Valencia sweet orange chromosome 4, DVS_A1.0, whole genome shotgun sequence DNA segment AACTGATGTTCTTTCGAGAGACAAAATCGGGAAAAAGGTAGTTCTTAAATAAAGAACGTGATGCAGCTGCAATTGCTTGGTGAGCTCGTTTCAAACAGACTCGGTTGAATGAGAAGCTAATATCGTATATGTACTTTGGATGATGCAGTGAATAAAAATCTTCTTCAAACTCAACCAACACTACGTTGCTCTTCACCACCCGGTATAGAATACCCTGGACAGGATTTGAGAAAACAAATATTCGGGAAATTAAGGAGATATTTTCCGAAGATATTCAAccagaaaaacaaaatgtctGGATATCCAAGGACTAGGAGACGCATTACATTTAACTTTTTATGGATTCTTTCAGGATTAACCAGTTGCTAATCAATGAATACTTTCTCTCTGTATCACATGACTgggaaaagataaaatcaattcTGAAAAGGAAATAACATTGTTGGCTGATGCTTTGTTGAGCCGCTAAACAGGCCGGATGTCCTCAAACAAAAACTATAACATGATTACACACCGGCCTTTTGTTCCTCATCTAAAGTTCAAACTGAGCAATAGTTTGCATTAAGTAGGTTTGCAGAATTTCAAATggcataatttataaattatattgataGCTGCGACTAGAATTATATtccaaaaaattgaaagcataAGGAGAAAGAAGCATAAAATAGATTCTCAATTTGGCAGAAGATATGAATATTTATCACTAAAAGAGATTCTACAAATTATTAGTTTGAAAGATCAGGATACTTACTTGAAACTTCTTGGATTTGCCACCTGAACGTTGTGCATAAACAAAATCTCTAGATAAAAGAAAGGGTCGCCTCTCAGGAACAGAATTAATTTCAAAGGCTACAAAGAGTTTATCATCCGTCTCATCACTCTCCTCCAGATTCTTGTTCTTGAGTGACTTATCATATATTGCTGCTTTATGCAACTCCAATGTGACATTGAATAACTGAAAATCGCTCCACTTCTGATCAAATCAAAGCCATTATTATATCTAAACACAATTAGGAAGTATGATAGAAAGCACTTGGATGAAACTGTAATGTTTTTGGTCCGTAGACGCATCTTGCATTCAATCATCTAAAACATGTAAGATTCctaaaaatcacttttgtaCCAAATATTGTTATCTTCTATGAAGAGTCGATATGGGCTGTATTTACAGAGTAAGTTGCAGCTAAAGCAGTCCACTAGGGCTGCCTATCTCTGTTAAATTGCCTACCAACACAAAATGCACCAAGATTATCAATAACATTGGAATGTTACTAATTCGGTGCTTTGATGTTTTTGCTTACTCGCAAATCTAAACAGGCTTGTCTCGTGAAGCCTAATTGGTAAATCTAACGACAAACTGAGACAcagatataaaatataaaatcatgtATCTCCAGTAAAACATGTTTGATGGTTGCTAAATACAGCACCCATATGATGTTTTATCGTATACAAGGTAAACTCAAACATTCCAAAGGGGGTAGTAATGCACTAAACACAACAAATGTGTCTTCCACCGAACAGCCACAGTACACAATATACGATTGGTAGCAATGAAGTTATGTAtaatgtatatgtatatgcatATAAATAGATATACATGTATATTAGGATTCTATCATTTTGAGGTCAATCATGAGGTATGCATGACCAAGAATCAAGGGATCAAATTTGAGTGGAATGATATAATATCATAAGACATTAAGTGGTCATTGAGTAGAAAATCACTCCAACAATAGTTTAACCTTATTTAGTGATGATTCACTACTCTTGTAATGCTATAAATGAGAGCTAATCCACGGAGAAAGGTAGAAGAGACAAGCTAGAGACAAGCCATTGAGCTAAAGAGTGcaatttgagagaatttgagccaaaatttcaaacttagAGGGTTCTTGCAACGTGATCTGAGGGGATTGTCCGGTTTTGTGATCATCTTCCGACCAGAAGTCAGTAGCACAACCTTAGTTTGTCGATTTACCGCACATAATCCGAGTATGTATCTAAATTCGGATTTTATGAGTTTTATGTGTATTCTCGCTTGCAAATAACACACACGAAATGATACTCTAAAGAATAACATGCAAAAAGGTCACTGTTAATCAATCACCTCAATGTAGAAATCCTCAGCGTACAGCAGAGCAGCAAAGTAGTCTTTGTAAGTCGATGGAGACAATGGCTTCTCCAAAACGTGAGGCACGATGTCTTTCTTGATCAAATCTTCAATATCCTCAGGAATCTTGTAATTAGAGGCACCCTTCTCGACCAATATATAGCGATCATTTTCCTGCTGATATTTTGAATCAGGAGGAAGCGGAGAAAGGGTACGCAGAGAAGATGAAGGCGCCTTCTGAGACAATGGATTCTTCAAATCTTCAGGCTCAATATCTTTCTCGATCGGACTTTCAATATCCTTGGGATAGTTAGCTTTCATCTGGTCCTCCGTTGGATTAAAGCAGAATGGGCACCGAGTGGGCTTAGAGGACTGAGGGGCTTTTGGGAATGATGCGCCCTTCGGAACCCGTGTATTATTAGATTTCATCTGCTCATTTGTTGGATTAAAGCAGAGTGGACACTGAGTGGGCTTAGAGGACTCAGGGGTGCTCGGGGATGATGAAGTTGGCACGGAGGGAGATTGAGATGGACCACATGAAGATGGAGATTGCTTAGCAGATGATCGAGGTTGATCAGAAGTAAGGGGAGGTGCCACGGGTGTAGAGAACGAGGAGCATGCTTTAAAAGAAGGAATTGAAGGTTTAGGACTAGAAGATGATGGTGGAGGTTCAGTTGGAGATACGGATGGCTTAGAAGAAACTGATGCAGGTTTAGGGAGTGATGGCTTAGAGGAAAATGGAGGTTGTGATGTTCTATATTTCAATCTCGAGGACGCTTCATCAGTTCCTTCCATAAACTTGTTAACATATTCTGATTCAATAGACACAGCTCCACTCCTTTTTGTAGTTGAGCTACTAGTTGGTAAATTCGGGTAATAATCGTAGTACTTGATTTGGGTTCGATCAGATTGGTCTTGCCGATCGTTATTCTCATAACTAGAATTCCTAACAGAAGTGTTAAGTGAAGCTGATCCGCGTGAAGGGTCTCCCTTCGAAGTCTTACTTTCAGTTCCATGATCTTGGTCGCTTGAAATGTATCGCAAAATTTGACCTAACACACACCCTGCGCAGCCTATGAACATCCACTTAAACATCCTGCGGCGAAAGCAAAATAAAGAAGATTGAACACcattaaagaaatcaataaacTCATGCATGACTCTGTAAGTGCTAGTAAGATGAAACTATCctgaaatcaaaataagtgAAGATCAAAAGCACGATTGATTACCTTCTGCTTTTTTGGTTACAGATGAGAACACTGGAACACAACTACGCAAGTGGTTTTTGTCAATTTGATCTTCCTTTCCAAAGAACGAATTACACATGAAGTAAAGAGCACTCCAACACAACTCAAGAatcaaaaaagttaaaagcttTGCATGGGAGATGAAAGCATATTGTTTCTTACATAGAAAGAAAACTCAACCAAGTGAGGCCACGTCATCATGTGGACCCAGGTGCCATTGTAGGCCTGTGCCTGTGTGCCTGTGTAGcatataaaaaggaaaaaaagagggaagtacatttatttaagttttttacatatttattattgctttGTTAAAgcttctttattaaaatttactttaatttattaaagtttacTTTGTATATTTATGATTACACTTATTAaagatttactatatatttattattttaataaagtttactttaatttattattacatttattaaaatttattttgtatatatgattacacttattaaaaatttattttatatttattattattttattaaagtttctttaataaaatttattttaatttattattatacttaTTAAGGTTGCTTTatctttattgttgttttattaaaattactttattaaagtttacTTTATTGCTTTGTGTTTGTTAATTCTCGAAAATATGGACTTGAAAGAAGGAAACATAGAATTATTCCACTTCTTTCATTAATCATCTTCCTGCTCTCCCAACACCAAAATCTAAATTCTAGATCTCTCATAGCAACATTCTCCAAATCTTCAATAGAGTTAGAAATCTTAGTTAATTTGGAAGCTTCTCGATTTGGTGAGTCTTTATTActtatgtttttattgttttgaataCATGCTTAACTAGTAAGTAACTTGATTAGGAGATTATTAACAAATCCCTTTGATAATAATACTTTTGGTTTCTCGAATTAAATATGCTGGATTGATCCTTCCGCATGTAAATTGTCTTTGAGTAGCTCTAGAAGATACTAGACTTTACTTTGGTCtagcatttttcttctttgccATAAATAGAtttaaccaaaacaaaaaaagcacGCTCAAGAATGCAGTcttcttttggtttttgtttttgcttctgttGATATATGTTCTGGAGATTGGTCTAGCAATCTGAACCAGAATTCTCTCTCTGTTTGTCCGGACAGATCTCACAGTTCTTTAAGACCAAATGGGTCATTTGCATGAATCTTTTCGTGCCATTCCACTATACTCCAGTGCAGAATCCTCGTTTATCTTCTAACATGATGTTCTTTGAGTATTGAATTTTCCTTTCTCGGTTCTTATTCATGTTCTTTTGGTGCTTTCCATACTGGGTTAATACTTTGTAGCAACCCATTCCTTGTACATCTTGTTCAAGTCCAATCAATCTCAAATAGtttttccattattttcttctcaatGCCACTTCAACCTACATTTAAAACCAGTATTGACTCTTTCCATCCTCCATGAGCACTTCATCAATACTGAACTCAAAGCTTGCAACTTTTTATAGGATTTGTTGTCCATTTTTATTAGATACAACGGATTTAAAATGTTGCAAAACAATACGTCATCTCACCTACTACAATGTGCCTCCAATCTTAATCAACCCTTTCTTGGTGTTGAGGGCTTTCTTTCTAGTATATCCCCCATTCACACTTAGTTTGGGATTGTTAAGAGAAAGCTTATTAAGTGACTATGAAGATTAAAGAGttttgagttaattccttctgCTTATTTTAAAGGACTTGAATGTTTATGTTAGCAATTCACATTTCTATCACCTCTGTTGTATTATCGTCTTTGACAATAACAGGAgtataaaaattcataatgcAGGTtgcaacaaaaaagaaaactatttCAGACGAAGCTACTGTAATCTTGCAGGCAAAACTGAAGCAGTTAGCACCTGCTAGTTCCTCCTGATTgctgtaatattttatttaattattcaatttatggCTTCGGGAAAGAACTGCTTCGTAAAACTGTCAGTGTGAAACTTCAGGTCTTTTATCTGCATCATAAGTCGAGTGCttgtttttttgttctttgtttcATTCAGAATCGGGGATGGTCTTCTCAGCTGAAATCAAATCAGACTTGGATGTAGGCATTCAGATATATCAATGCTGACATGTAATACACAGTGGGACGATACTTTTATTACCTTTACAAATTAGTTGCGGTAATCATGTTTTTCACATTCTACCTCTTGCCCCACCTTGTTTCTTCTGGTTTTTCAAGTTGAATATGGTTACATCATTTCGTTTATCTATCCCTTGTTTTGCTTTGCTATATCATTTATATTCATGCCAACTGCTGGTAGTATCATTTGGAGACTAAGTAAAACAAATTAGAAGGTTAGAGCttccaaatttgaaacattgTATGTCATGGTACATCGGCTCTAAGCTGCTGCGTCATGTCGTTCAAGCAATCTCAAGGATGGAGAGACCAATCAAATACAAGTACAAAAGCAACAGATCGGAAGCAATGTTCTTGCATTCACACAATTATACGAATTAGAATTTAGGATAATAACATAGAGATAAAATTTCGTCTCAAAGTTAATAAATCACCTCAATGTAGAAATCCTCAGCACATAGTCGAGCAGCAAAGTAATCTTTGTAGGTAGATCAAGAAACAATTACTTTTTCAAAACTTCAGGCTCAATATCTTTCTTGACCAGACTTTTAAGGATGATGAAGTTGGCATGGTGGGAGATTGAGATGGACGACGTGAAGATGGAGATGGCTTAGCTGACAATCGAGGATGATGAGAAGAAAATGGAGGTGCTGCAAGTGAAGGCACAGATtgacaaaaagaagaagatgcaGGCGTAGAGAGTGATGAGGATGTTTCGTAAGAAGGAATTGAAGTTTTGGGACCAGAAGATGATGGGGGAGCTTCAGCTGGAGATAGAAGTAGCTAAGAAGAAGCTAATGCAGGTTTAGGGAATGGTGGCTTAGATTGATGTGATTTTGGTGAAGATGGAGATGGCTTGGAGAAAACTGAAGGGGTTAATGTTGTAGAGTTCAATCTTGTGGAAGCTTCATCAGTTCCTTCCGTAGACTTGTTAACATATTCTGATTGAATAGACTTAGCACTGGAGGGGTTAATGTTGTCAAGTCCAAGATGAAACTATCTTGACATTACAATAAATGAAGATCAAAAGCAAGAATGATTACCTTCTGGTTCTTTTACAGATGGGAATGCCCGAACAAGACTACAAGagctattttttcttttttaatttttcccccctttccAAAGAACGTTTTATGTAAAAGTAAAGAACCCAAGTCAATCTCGATAATCCAACCAAAAGTTAAAGCTTTGCTTGAGAGATGAGAGCATATTTGATTCATGCAAATGAAGTAAACCCAAACAAGTGAGGCCACGTCATCATGTGGTTCCAGATGCCATGGCAGACACGACATGTGGAAAATATAGAAAGACTGCAAGGCTCTTATTAACTCCCACTTCCATACTGCCAAATGTTATCCTTCTCGGGgattaagaaaaaatgaataagatGCCGACTTTTAAGATAAGTCCAACCGGAAAGCTTATTTTGGGGCACGATTCTTATTCTGATTCACCCTCTTGCGGGTCCCTAATCCGtaattaaagatataaaagaTTCTAACATCAAAACATCATTGCACCCATCAGAAACATGCCTCCAAATCCAATCTCAGTCGTCAAGATAATTCTACTGGCAAAAATTGAAGTACACAAGTTCTATTCTGATAATTACAACAGAACTAATCTTTGTCGTAGCATAagaacataattaataatccaGAGATGGAGTACTGTGACCTGCATACaatttatgaagattttaatttttgttaatctaGGGGAATGAAAGCAATCAATCATCGCGGAATTGGACTGCATGAATTAGATAGAGCAACAAGTGCAAAAGTAACGGATCGAAGAAATGTTCTGACATTCACGCATTTACAACAAGGCACAGTAGTAACAAACTCATGAGAAGTAAACTAAGTTCTAATAGAGGCTATTGTTACCGCAGTACTCAAAAGTTTACAGCATAGTAATGAACGTCGGATCGAAATTGCTATAGGTCTGGGTGGCATGAAGTCTTTCAAAATACGACACCCTTAATCCCGTCTTCCTAGCAATATCGGAGCGGACCCAACTCGTGCGGTTATTGGGAGCACCGGTGAGTATCACGGTCGTGTTCTCATTAGCCAAATTTGTGAGAGCTATCATTGTCTCCGGCTCAGTAGCAGATGAGGcatcaagaagaaaaatgtgACTAAAATGTCCAGCAGGTACGCCCTCGATGTGGAGGCGAAAGCTGCTTGTAAAAGTTGAGAATATTACCCTGAATTGTATCAATTCCTGAAGTGAAGGCAATTGAAAACATTCCCCCCCTTCATAAAGGCACAAGGGGAGGATGTCAACTAGTACCCCATCTACCTCTCTGAATGCAGCGTTGGCTCGAAACATATCAGACTTTGGAATCTGCTTCTTCAAACTTCTCATTAGTATATCACCTGTTCTATTTATAGGAGCACAGACTAGAATTCGACACTTAGATGACCTCTTATAAATTTCAAGTACTGCTTCTCGAACAACCAATCCAGTTTTGGATAGACTGTCACTAATTACACAGGGTGGACCCTCTACAAGATAAGGTGGCCTCCCCTGTAAGCTTAAGATCCGACGAACTGCAGAGTTGCCATCTGAGTCAAGGATACGATTACCATAAAGACAAGCTTCTGAGGAACTGATGTTCTTTCGAGAGGTAAAATCAGGGAAAAGGTAGTTCTCAAATAAAGAACGTGATGCAGCTGCAATTGCTTGGTGAGCTCGTTTCAAACAGACTCGGTTGAATGAGAAGCTAATATCGTAAATGTACTTTGGATGATGCAGTGAATAAAAATCTTCTTCAAACTCAACCAACACTACGTTGCTCTTCACCACCCGGTATAGAATACCCTGGACAGGATTTGAGAAAACAAATATTCGGAAAATTAAGAAGATATTTTCCGAAGATATTCAAccagaaaaacaaaatgtctGGATATCCAAGGACTAGGTGACACATTACATTTAACTTTATATGGATTCTTTCAGGATTAACCTGTTGCTCATCAATGAATACTTTCTCTCTGTATCACATGACTGGGTAAAGATAAAATGAattctgaaaaagaaataacatTGTTGGCTGATGCTTTGTTGAGCCGCTAAACAGGCCGGATGTCCTCAAACAAAAACTATAACATGATTACACACCGGCCTTTTGTTCCTcattgttgtgaaaattttaatgtactcgcaagcgcacgaatttAGAAATAGAGtagtggtaacgaggtcgatcccacagggattgttataaattgaaaagtctaatttaaatctaaaattaatattaattctaacctagttgagcaaattgagttttaagagaaattaaactaattaaactaagaaaacaattaaagcaaatgAGAAATCAATTAGACaaattaccaaggtttcagaatctaccactattcaactagtaattatctaattattaattatgttgatgcgagattctggttatGCCTTCCAACGACCAGGATGTCTGCTCGACCAACCTTACCTcgatcaggatctctcctcgtatGCTTTCTTCTCTAAGTATCCCTGCGTCCACAGAAACAAGTCAGAgcacgccggttgttttcccggcgtaaaccctccgacgctcaagtcagatatcaAGGTTctgggaacgcttgccacgaATCTTATGGCTGTTTATTAATCTCAGACCTTCCagttctctcttttcttagttcaaaatagcaaaaaatctaacccttttacctttgttggctacctttttataagCTTCCTCTGAGTCCCGATCTTCCGCATTTTACGCCCATTATTCTCCCCACCCTCAGATGTGGATGCCCCATCGTCGTCATTGTGGGCAAATGGAGATGGACCTCGTGCCTTGATTCTCGGATAGGAAGgcacgtcttgccaactgccgttgaccgggtctcctcgcctcgaCCCTTAGCAGGAATGACCTTATGCCTCTAACAGGAATTCGGTTTCGCGAATGGCATATTCGTGGACGAGGAGAATATTCCTGCTCGCAGAACTCCGCCACCAAACACTTGCTCATCTCGTATGGTCTCCTCGATGTATTTCccacaaacaaattaatccccaattttagagtgacaactcgaaatcaatctatgtcatctcatgaatataacaattaagtcCGAGTAATTAATCTTGTGTAGGTTCTTTTCTGCTTAATAATACGATATCTAAGTAtcccatgtaaacatattgaataacaaagagtcaaagtttcctAAGCACTccatgtaaacaatttaatgaaagacatagagtcaaagataatcatgtataaactttataaatccaagcatagatttaatcgaatattaatcctaacaatcaataatgcatgacagaattgatgaaaagattttattaacatccaattaatcatgtgaaataaaaaccataatcatcaaagaacatatatagggaattaattaaataaaaagataattatttcattgaatagggtttcatcattaacctcagtataagaaaattagctagacatacttgaattgtgagcaacaaaagaaataaaatcagccaTGGAAACCGAAATATTTCTGCTGTCGCTGCTCTTTGTTCAAAGCCGAattctcctcttttttttccgTCCTCTGCTCCTCCTCTCCAAAAGCCAAAAGCTTGCTTTTATATTACTCTTTAAATAGGCCCCACCGACCTTGTTATTTCCTTAAGCCAAAAGGCTTggccttttaattttctttactctCACTCACGTGCTCACCAATTAGGCTTGCACTAGGATTCCTTTTTCCAATTGTAAAAGCCAAGTGTGGGCCCCTTTACGTTGCTTTCCATCCATTTATCTTCTTTGTCCGCATGTGCATGGGTAAATGAATTTGTTGAATTCGGTTTCTTGGCTTGATTTCCACATGCATGTACGTCTAatttcttccaaaaatcaattaatctttaatgctTACAAATTGAACTCCtttatgttctttttattcataatctccaattaattccctattcaataaaataattcaattaattaaaaataacaaataaatatagctaacaattatttaattaatggtaaaatatgtatgtattatatGCTCATCACTCATCTATAGTTCAAACTGAGCAATAGTTTGCATTAAGTAGGTTTGAATTAAGTAGGTTTGCAGAATTTCAAAtgtcataatttataaattatattgataGCTGCGACTAGAATTATAttccaaaaatttgaaagcatAGGGAGAAAGAAGCATAAAATAGATTCTCAATTTGGCAGAAGATATGAATATTTATCACTAAAAGAGATTCTACAAATTCTTAGTTTGAAAGCTCATGAGACTTACTTGAAACTCCTTGGCGTTGCTGCCTGAACGTCGAGCGTGGACAAAATCTCTAGATAATAGAAATGGTCGTCTCTCAGGAACAGAATCAATTTCAAAGGCTACAAAGAGTTTATCATCCTTCTCATCACTCTCCTCCAGATTCTTGTTCTTGAGTGACTTATCATATATTGCAGCTTTATGCAACTCCAATGTGACATTGAATAACTGAAAACCGCTCCACTTCTGATCAAATCAAAGCCATTATTATATCTAAACACAATTAGGAAGTATGATAGAAAGCACTTGGATGAAACTGTAATGTTTTTGGTCCATAGACGCATCTTGCATTCAATCATTTAAAACATGTAAGATTCCTAAAAGTCACTTTTGTACCAAATATTGTTATCTTCTATGAACAGTCGATATGGGCTGTATGTACAGAGTAAGTTGCAGCTAAAGCAGTCCACTAGGGTTGCCTATCTCTGTTAAATTGCCTACCAACACAAAATGCACCAAGATTATCAATAACATCAGAATGTTACTAATTTGGTGCTTTGATGTTTTCACTTACTCGCAAATCTAAACAGGCTTGTCTCGAGAAGCCTAATTGGTAAATCTAACGACAAACTGAGACAcagatataaaatataaaatcatgtATCTCCAGTAAAACATGTTTGATGGTTGCTAATTACAGCACCCATATGATGTTTTATCGTATACAAGGTAAGCTCAAACATTCCAAAGGGGGTAGTAATGCACGAACCACAACAAAGGTGTCTTCCACCGAACAGCCACAGCACACAATATACGTTTGGTAGCAATGAAGTTATGTAtaatgtatatgtatatgtatataaatagatatacatatatattaggGTTCTATCATTTTGAGGTCACTCATGAGGTATGCATGACCAAGAATCAAGGGATCAATTTTGAAGGGAATGATATAAATATCCTAAGATATTAAGTGATCATTTAGTAGAAGATCACCCCAACAATAATTTAACCTTATTTAATGATGATCACGGAGAAAGGTAGAAGAGACAAGCTAGAGACAGGCCATTGAGCTAAAGAGTGcaatttgagagaatttgagCCAAGATTTCAAGCTTAGAGGGTTCTTGCAACGTGATCGCAGGGAATTTTCTGGCTTTGTGATCATCTTCCAACTAGAAGTCAGTAGCACAACCTTAGCTTGTCGATTTACCGCACATAATCTGAGTATGTATCTAAAATCGAATTTTATGAGTTTTATGTTCATTCTTGCTTGCACGAAATGATACTAGAAAGAATAACATGCAAAAAGGTCACTGTTAATTAATCACCTCAATGTAGAAATCCTCAGCGTACAGCAGAGCAGCAAAGTAGTCTTTGTAAGTCGATGGAGACATTGGCTTCTGCAAAACGTCAGGCACGATGTCTTTCTTGATCAAATCTTCAATATCCTCAGGAATCTTGTAATTAGAGGCACCCTTCTCGACCAATATATAGCGATCATTTTCCTGCTGATATTTTGAATCAGGAGGAAGCGGAGAAAGGGTAAGCTGAGAAGATGAAGGCGCCTTCTGAGACAATGGATTCTTCAAATCTTCAGGCTCAATATCTTTCTCGATCGGACTTTCAATATCCTTGGGATAGTTAGCTTTCATCTGGTCCTCCGTTGGATTAAAGCAGAATGGGCACCGAGTGGGCTTAGAGGACTGAGGGGCTTTTGGGAATGATGCGCCCTTCGGAACCCGTGTATTATTAGATTTCATCTGCTCATTTGTTGGATTAAAGCAGAGTGGACACTGAGTGGGCTTAGAGGACTCAGGGGTGCTCGGGGATGATGAAGTTGGCACGGAGGGAGATTGAGATGGACCACATGAAGATGGAGATTGCTTAGCAGATGATCGAGGTTGATCAGAAGTAAGGGGAGGTGCCACGGGTGTAGAGAACGAGGAGCATGCTttagaagaaggaattgaagGTTTAGGACTAGAAGATGATGGTGGAGGTTCAGTTGGAGATACGGATGGC contains these protein-coding regions:
- the LOC127901778 gene encoding uncharacterized protein LOC127901778; translated protein: MFKWMFIGCAVYVLGKILRYISSDQDHGTESKISKGDPSHGSASLNTSVRNSSYENNDRQDQSDRTQIKYYDNYPNLPTSSSTTKRSGAVSIESEYVNKFMEGTDEASSRLKYRTSQPPFSSKPSLPKPASVSSKPSVSPTEPPPSSSSPKPSIPSSKACSSFSTPVAPPLTSDQPRSSAKQSPSSCGPSQSPSVPTSSSPSTPESSKPTQCPLCFNPTNEQMKSNNTRVPKGASFPKAPQSSKPTRCPFCFNPTEDQMKANYPKDIESPIEKDIEPEDLKNPLSQKAPSSSQLTLSPLPPDSKYQQENDRYILVEKGASNYKIPEDIEDLIKKDIVPDVLQKPMSPSTYKDYFAALLYAEDFYIEIHTQIMCGKSTS